The DNA sequence GGGCATAGCGTGTGCTGAACTGGCCTGCTTCTCGATACAACATGATGCGCCTCCCCTAGACCCGCTCGATGGCCCGTTCGCCAAACAACCCCGCCGGACGCACCAGCAGGAACAGCAGCGCCAGCACGTAGGGAAACCAGTTCTCGATGCCGCTGCCGATAAAGGGCCCGAGGTACACCTCCGCCAGCTTTTCCGAGGCGCCGATGATCAGCCCACCGACAATCGCCCCGCTGATGGAGGTAAAGCCGCCAATGATCAGCACCGGCAAGGCCTTGAGCACCACCAGCGAAAGCGAGAACTGCACGCCCAGGCGCGCGCCCCAGAGCAGGCCGGCGACCAGCCCGACAAACCCCGCCACCGCCCACACCACCACCCAGACTCGCTGCAAGCGAATGCCCACGGCCAACGCCGCCAGTGGATCGTCGGCCACCGCCCGCAACGCCAGCCCCAGCCGGGTCTTGTTGAACAGCCAGGACAACAGCAACACCAATCCGGCCGCCGTCAACGCGGCAAAAATGTCGAACTGCGACAACAACATCCCGCCCAGTTCCAGCGGTTCGTCGCTGATGCCCAGGTCCAGGCCGTGCACCTGGGCGCCCCACAGCGCCTGGGCGAAGCCTTCGATGACGTAGGAGAGTCCGAGGGTGGCCATGAACAGGGTGATGGGCGAGCGGTTGACCAACGGGCGCAGCACCACACGCTCCACCGCCACCGCGATCAGCACCATCGCCGCCAGGCTGATGAGGAACGCCAGCCAGAACGGCACCCCACGCTCCAGCAGGCTGACGAAGGTCAGTGCCGAAAACAGCACCATCGCCCCCTGGGCGAAATTGAACACGCCGGAGGCCTTGTAGATCAGCACAAACCCGATGGCCACCAAGGCGTACATCACCCCCGCCAACAGCCCGCCAATCAATACTTCAAAGAAAAATTCCATGCCTGTTCCTGTTTTGCGGGCGCAACTTGCCTGCCCTCCCTGACGGGAAAGCGCCGAATAATCAATGTCAGTGTCGAGTGCCCAGGTAAGCCGAAATGACCTCGGGATTCTGCCGTACCTCTTCGGGCGAGCCATCGCCGATCTTGCGACCGTAATCGAGCACCACCACGTGATCGCTGATGCCCATGACCACGCCGATATCGTGCTCGATCAACACCACGGTAGTGCCCAGCTCCCGATTGATGTCGAGGAGGAAGCGGCTCATCTGCCGCTTCTCCTCGGCATTCATCCCGGCCATGGGTTCGTCCAGCAGCAACAGCCGAGGCTCCGCCGCCAGCGCCCGGGCCAGTTCCACCCGTTTCTGCAAGCCATAGGGCAATTGGCCGACCAGCACATCGCGCCAAGGCTGCAAGTGCAGGAACGCGATGACCCGCTCCGCCGCTTCGCGCTGGATATCATCCTCGGCCCGAGCGCGACCGATTCGCAGGGCCTGTTCAACCCAGGTGCTGCGTCGCTTGAGGCTGCGCCCGGTGAGTACGTTGTCGAGCACGCTCATGCCCTTGAACAGCGCGATGTTCTGGAACGTGCGGGCGATACCGCGCACCGCCACATCGTGGGCACGCATCCTGCGCCGCTCTTGCCGGTCAAACCGTATGCGCCCGTCCTGGGCGTGGTACACGCCGCTGATGACATTCAACAACGAACTCTTGCCGGCACCGTTGGGGCCGATCAAGGCGCAGATCTCACCCGCGGCAACACGAAAGCTGATGTCGGTGACCGCCTTGACGCCTTTGAACGACAGTGAAATATGCTCCAGCTCCAGCAAGTGCGTGGCGGCCGTCCGTGTCATGGGTCGCCTCCTCTCAGGCCAGTTGCGAATGGCGTTCGAGCCAATCATCGGTGGTTATTTTCGTGGTCATCGTGGGCGCATCCCACTGGGTCGAATCGCGCCAATGGCGGACCTTGATCCCCAAGGCCTCGAAAAATGCCTGGGTGTCGGGCAACAGTGGTTCACCCACCAGCAACGGCACGCGAGTGCGAGAAAATCCCAGGACGTCACACAAGGGCCGTCGAACCAGCCAGTGGCCCAGATGCCGTTGCAACAGGCTCGGATGCGTTGCCAGGGCCCAATCCACTAGCCTGCGCTGGCGACTACCCGCTTCCGGTAAACGTTCCAGCGCATCCCCGTGTAAACGCGCATAGGTTTCCCGCGTCCCGGCCACCAGCGTTGGGCCCAACTCACGTCGGTCGCGATCACGGGTGGCCAGGTTCTCTGGAAAATTCAGGCAAAAACCGGCGATCAGCCAAGGTGCCAACAAGTAGCGGGCCTGGCCGCCAGAGGCGAAAGCCCGGGCTGCCAGCGCTTCTTCCTGCCGTCCCAGCCCTTCGCGCCGGACCAACCGCCGACCTTCCTGCAACAGCTCGGCGTGGCTGATGCGTTGCTGCTCGATGGCCTGGGGGCCCCGGCGGTAGAAGACAAACGCCGTATGGAGCGATCGCGCTTGCGGTGCCAGTTCGGCGGGTGGCGGCTGGGCAACCAATGCCGAGTACTCGAGCATTTGATCGAAAGGTATTGAATCAGAAAGGCCACGCCCGTCGACATAAATCAGCACGCGCGGGATGACCTGGGCATCGCGCAAACGAAGGATCTCCGCTTGTCCTTCGGCCAGTACGAAATCCGGCTGCAACTCACCGAGCAGCGGCGTGGTCGAAGCCTCCAACGGATCGAGCAAACTCGCCACGCCCCCCAGCCACTGCGCAGCCAACGCAGCCAGCAGCGCCTGCGGCCGGGGACGGCTGATGATCGTCAGGGTCGCGCCCACCGAAAAACCGAGGGAGTGCAAGGCGTTCGCCAGGCTATGCACCTCGTCGGCCAGTTGCCGCCAGCTTCGCGTCTGCCAAATACCCAGGTGCTTATGGCGCAGAGCGACGTCCCTGCCATGCCAGTGCGCCTGCTGCTGCAGCCACTGGGGCAGACTGGCCGCAATCTCGTGCGATGTGTCGATGAGCGTGCCCATGATCCCTCCCGCCCTTAAGCGACGGCTGCCGTTCTGGCCGCCACTTTGCGTTGCTCCAGTTCACGCACCAGCGGCAGGACCTTGCGGCCGAAATATTCGACTTCCTCCTGGAAGTGCAGGAAGCCGGCAAGCACCAGGTCGACCCCTACGGCCTTGAGCGCGACGATCCGCTCGGCGATCTGCTGCGGCGTACCGATCAGGTTCGTCTTGAAGCCATCGTTGTACTGCACCAGGTCCTCGAAGCTGGATTTGGCCCAGTTGCCCTCGCCTTCCGGGCTGGACTTGCCGGCCTGTCTAGCCGCATCGCCGAAGGCATTGACCGCTTCGGGATCGGCCTGGTCGATGATCTGGGCCAGCACCGCGCGCGCTTCTTCCTCGGTGTCGCGGGCGATGACAAACGCGTTCACCCCGACCTTGACCTTGTGGTTGTTGGCGGCAGCTTTCGCCTGGATATCGTCGACCTGGGCCTTGATGCCTTCGACCGTATTGCCGTTGGTGAAATACCAGTCGGAAACACGGGCGGCCATGTCCCGCGCCGCACGGGAGCTGCCGCCCTGGAAGATTTCCGGGTGCTGCTGCAACGGCTTTGGCTTGAGGGTGTAGTCATGGAAGCGGTAGAAATCCCCGCGAAAAGTGAAGTTGTCGGTGGTCCAGATGCCCTTGAGCGCCGTGATGAACTCTTCGGAGCGGCGATAG is a window from the Pseudomonas brassicacearum genome containing:
- the sfnG gene encoding dimethylsulfone monooxygenase SfnG, which gives rise to MSQDTIKFAYWVPNVSGGLVVSKIEQRTDWGIDYNRKLAQIAEAAGFDYALSQVRFTAGYGAEYQHESVAFSHALLAATTRLKVIAAVLPGPWTPAVLAKQIATIDQLTGGRVAVNVVSGWFKGEFTAIGEPWLEHDERYRRSEEFITALKGIWTTDNFTFRGDFYRFHDYTLKPKPLQQHPEIFQGGSSRAARDMAARVSDWYFTNGNTVEGIKAQVDDIQAKAAANNHKVKVGVNAFVIARDTEEEARAVLAQIIDQADPEAVNAFGDAARQAGKSSPEGEGNWAKSSFEDLVQYNDGFKTNLIGTPQQIAERIVALKAVGVDLVLAGFLHFQEEVEYFGRKVLPLVRELEQRKVAARTAAVA
- a CDS encoding ABC transporter ATP-binding protein, translated to MTRTAATHLLELEHISLSFKGVKAVTDISFRVAAGEICALIGPNGAGKSSLLNVISGVYHAQDGRIRFDRQERRRMRAHDVAVRGIARTFQNIALFKGMSVLDNVLTGRSLKRRSTWVEQALRIGRARAEDDIQREAAERVIAFLHLQPWRDVLVGQLPYGLQKRVELARALAAEPRLLLLDEPMAGMNAEEKRQMSRFLLDINRELGTTVVLIEHDIGVVMGISDHVVVLDYGRKIGDGSPEEVRQNPEVISAYLGTRH
- a CDS encoding AMP-binding protein, with product MGTLIDTSHEIAASLPQWLQQQAHWHGRDVALRHKHLGIWQTRSWRQLADEVHSLANALHSLGFSVGATLTIISRPRPQALLAALAAQWLGGVASLLDPLEASTTPLLGELQPDFVLAEGQAEILRLRDAQVIPRVLIYVDGRGLSDSIPFDQMLEYSALVAQPPPAELAPQARSLHTAFVFYRRGPQAIEQQRISHAELLQEGRRLVRREGLGRQEEALAARAFASGGQARYLLAPWLIAGFCLNFPENLATRDRDRRELGPTLVAGTRETYARLHGDALERLPEAGSRQRRLVDWALATHPSLLQRHLGHWLVRRPLCDVLGFSRTRVPLLVGEPLLPDTQAFFEALGIKVRHWRDSTQWDAPTMTTKITTDDWLERHSQLA
- a CDS encoding branched-chain amino acid ABC transporter permease, whose translation is MEFFFEVLIGGLLAGVMYALVAIGFVLIYKASGVFNFAQGAMVLFSALTFVSLLERGVPFWLAFLISLAAMVLIAVAVERVVLRPLVNRSPITLFMATLGLSYVIEGFAQALWGAQVHGLDLGISDEPLELGGMLLSQFDIFAALTAAGLVLLLSWLFNKTRLGLALRAVADDPLAALAVGIRLQRVWVVVWAVAGFVGLVAGLLWGARLGVQFSLSLVVLKALPVLIIGGFTSISGAIVGGLIIGASEKLAEVYLGPFIGSGIENWFPYVLALLFLLVRPAGLFGERAIERV